In Lineus longissimus chromosome 5, tnLinLong1.2, whole genome shotgun sequence, the genomic stretch CCGGATGCTGTCCGCCTGTGGGTGAGTTCTTGGAggagaaaacaaaaacaatgatcTAGTGTTTAACTTACAGTGCAGTTTGCCATGCTCGTCCATTTTTATACTCGAAAATAAATGAGGATTTAGTACGATTATCAGGATGTGTTATAAAGATGAATGGTAGGGAGCACAAATTCATTAGTCATCAATTATGCAGAAGAGTAAAAATTTATCAGACCATCGCCAAGTTTTATGACATAAACAGATATGAGACTTACTTTTGACAGGCGAGTGCGACGCAGCCTGTAAAGCCCCGCCCTGGCGGATGATATCCACTTCATCTAGTTTACTCAAGTCAGCGGAGTACCTCTTGAATTGTTCCACAGAGGGCGTGCTTGACCTCGATCTTGACTCCAAACTTTCACGACTTGCTGCCAAAGATGCAGGTGCACTTGTTCTATTTGTAGTTTTTTCCTGAAAGACGCgtttatttttaagaaatttagTCTTTCTCACCAGTGATCAAACTGGCCAAATAAAACTGATCTCTTCTAAAACCTGGTTGGGCTTTTCCAAAAATTTGCAGAGGCTATTCCAATCAGTTCTGATGAGGCAACTTTAATTAATGTTTGTCTGCTCTGATTGTTCTTGGTAGACCCTGGAAAACATGTCCTGGCAACCACTCTAAAAATCTCTCATGATAGCATTTCTATCACACAACTTTTCTGATATACTGACCTCTACTACTACGACTGGCTGTTGTGTGGGTGTTGTTGGTTGGATCATAGGCACGATATCTCCCTCACCCACAGCTCCTTTCCTTGGAGACGGACTGCCTTTGTTAGTCAACATGTTTAGATTGATTGTACGTGCATTTTGATCAGCAAATGCGATAGATCTGTACGAGGCTGTTGCGTTGCCAGTATCCAGTGTCACATTGCCAGCTGCTCTGTTGCCATCAACTGAAAAGACACGCCGACAAGCTCTAGTTTTGATGTCGAGGTTATAGATGCTGTTTGTACACGATAATAGAGTGCAGTTATCATTcatgcaaatttgaaatttatatgacatctccaaaatcatgaaaacaaTAGCAACATCATCACTTTACCTGTTTCTTCATCCACTTTGGGACTTGGTGGGTACACCAATGGCTGATCACCAcctttgaaaaactgaaaacaaacagTCACACTTTAATTTCTAATGTACTTCTAATTTTATCCCTCAGATACCCCTCTTTGCAAGACTTATGTATCCACCACTGATATTTTTAAGTAGAATTATTTTATGTAGACCAGCTTAATTTGGATCCTGCATGCACACGAATAGAACATGAAATCAGCCCTGCCAACTCTGCAACGATAAACTTACCTGAAAGAGATGTGACATAATTCGCAGCACCTCTGACATGGAGGGTCTCTCAACAGAATTTGATGACCAGCACCGCGTCATTAGAAGTTCAATAGGTTTTGGAATGCCTTGTATTGGTGGAGGTCTTGTACCTGGAGAAATAGTGACAGAAAAACATGGAGAAGTTAGTTCTTGGGATGCctgtgttttgttttcatcaGATATACTCTGAAGGTCCCACTGATTCCAACTGCTAGATTTTTGGGTAACATTCATAGAATTGAATCACCTAAGTTAACAGGGTCCTCCACAGGGTCTGCTCAAGGTGGGACGGTACCTTGCCAGTgcgcaacacaaggtagggtggccagcgaTTAAAGATTGGGTGGCTCTTCAgaaaattctagagcaaggtagggtgtcTGCTTCCAAGGTACATGCAGGGTCATATAAAGCTGCCTTGGTAGGGTGGgccgccctgacaaatggccttagACTAGTAGAGGGAGACACTATTATCACACTCAAACCTGAGTGTGATAATTCCTTACCATTATGCACAGCCCACATGATCCTAAAGGCAGGTCCACCAATCTCATTAAATGGCTTCCTCCTCGTTATCACCTCCCAGAGGATGATCCCAAAGCTGAACACATCACACTTCTCACTGTAGTTGCATCCCTCGAACACTTCAGGTGCCATCCAAGCAGCACTGCCTTTATTATTAGTCATGTGTGTCTGGATATCACATGCTGTACCAAAATCACAGATCTTTAGCACGGTCCCACCCATTATGAGCAACAAACtgaaatcaaatgaagaaaTGTTACATGACTTTATCATCAAACAGGCCCTTTATCATAAGTATTTCAACAACTggtattttatttttgcaaaatgatAGAGCAAATCAGTACAACCATGCATTAGTCTCAAGATGATTGACAGACCAGCAGTGACCTTCACAGATTTTCCATGGGATACTAACTTTGGTGGTTTGAGGTCCCTGTGTATCAGTGCTTTAGGCTTCATGCTATGGAGGTAGTCGACACCCCTTGCACACTGTAAGCACCAGCTCATGGCATGTCCTGAAGTATACTCAGGTTGTGGACCAGTCCCATGGAGGACGTTATACAGGGATCCACCCTCTGCATACTCCATGACAAGACACACAGGCTGTGTTGTACATGCTCCATACAGTCTAACAATGTTTGGGTGGTTCACCCTCGACAACTGCTTGAGTTCTGTGATGAATGCTTTCTTTTCGTTTTCTGTTTCGATAAGCTTGACGGCCACTTCTTTGTTTCTCCATCTTGCACGACTGACCACACCAAAAGCTCCACGGCCAACAACCTGCAACATAAACAGTAAAACAATCATTCAATTTAATTGAACTGTCTACACTTTTCATTCTCCTTGTGAAGATGTGCAAGTTGTGACCTAATCCAGATCAGTGGTACTTCATTCCGTCCAACTCCAACTTCCACTCAAGCCTCGACATGCTGTCATGAGTTcaaacatcccccccccccccgagtgtGTGACCCATGTACAGTACCATCATCACCACTCGGTATGTGATTATGGGCCTAGCCTATGATGGCAATTGGCATGAGCTTGGAGCTAGGCCTGGGCCTGAGATCAAAAGAATGGCAATCATTGCAAGCTGACAACAATGCCgaca encodes the following:
- the LOC135487803 gene encoding mitogen-activated protein kinase kinase kinase 7-like, whose translation is MATPPAFAEEIDFKELQFIEVVGRGAFGVVSRARWRNKEVAVKLIETENEKKAFITELKQLSRVNHPNIVRLYGACTTQPVCLVMEYAEGGSLYNVLHGTGPQPEYTSGHAMSWCLQCARGVDYLHSMKPKALIHRDLKPPNLLLIMGGTVLKICDFGTACDIQTHMTNNKGSAAWMAPEVFEGCNYSEKCDVFSFGIILWEVITRRKPFNEIGGPAFRIMWAVHNGTRPPPIQGIPKPIELLMTRCWSSNSVERPSMSEVLRIMSHLFQFFKGGDQPLVYPPSPKVDEETVDGNRAAGNVTLDTGNATASYRSIAFADQNARTINLNMLTNKGSPSPRKGAVGEGDIVPMIQPTTPTQQPVVVVEEKTTNRTSAPASLAASRESLESRSRSSTPSVEQFKRYSADLSKLDEVDIIRQGGALQAASHSPVKKLTHRRTASGTVLPHVLIDMTGIEEISYKPVIKHHSPPPVSPTRKFGHRRTGSHNTVLLPSHEEKNILKAAQRGHHRGGSHDTASIILSNTDTNSSSGVSSQGVTPTSPSHPNPPSTMTHAATVPQHLSRESSPARGGTPHRSISWQPPSQHPKVSPSGHSYDVSQTQPGGRGSDQGMTMNSMGLPNMMDSSMTPLTPNPNNPESMSIYRDHCQVAEEILRVKAEIELLSLRKDELKNELTMNHEFSQDRMNHDYSQLAIENESLALLFNNLKKQVEQHRQQATKGKTYGGK